One window of Candidatus Leptovillus gracilis genomic DNA carries:
- a CDS encoding class I SAM-dependent methyltransferase produces MIDVNCSLCDRNEYTVRHPATLNGSQLVNVDAFRCTNPGYGHHPQIVQCVYCGFVYANPRWAESDLLAAYTAVEDQTYVSERVGRELTFRKHLQHLEKWTGPGNGRALLDVGAYIGVFVEVAGAAGWQAMGVEPSDWASAEAQRHGLNVIVGTQDAVELDGRQFDLITMWDVIEHVDDPAAEMRKAYRLLKPGGWLALHTMDVDSLFARLMGSRWPWYMDMHLHYFSQKTMQQMLTQVGFVVRWQGARGRYLRLNYIASRIGGLNRPLGKLAKSLVHGLHIEQVALPVNLGDLFTVYAQRPL; encoded by the coding sequence ATGATTGACGTTAATTGCAGCTTGTGTGACCGCAATGAATATACGGTACGCCATCCGGCGACGCTAAACGGCAGCCAGTTGGTTAACGTAGACGCTTTTCGTTGTACCAATCCCGGTTATGGGCATCATCCACAGATTGTGCAGTGCGTCTATTGTGGTTTTGTATATGCCAATCCGCGTTGGGCCGAAAGCGATCTGTTGGCGGCGTATACGGCCGTTGAAGACCAAACCTATGTTTCTGAGCGTGTTGGCCGCGAGCTGACCTTTCGCAAGCATTTGCAGCATTTAGAGAAGTGGACCGGGCCGGGCAACGGCCGTGCCCTGTTAGACGTGGGCGCCTATATTGGCGTGTTTGTGGAAGTGGCCGGGGCGGCTGGCTGGCAGGCTATGGGCGTAGAACCGTCCGATTGGGCCAGCGCCGAGGCGCAGCGACATGGCCTTAATGTGATTGTGGGCACACAAGATGCGGTGGAATTAGACGGCCGTCAATTCGACCTGATCACCATGTGGGATGTGATTGAGCATGTAGATGACCCGGCGGCGGAAATGCGTAAGGCGTACCGTCTGCTGAAACCCGGTGGCTGGCTGGCGCTGCACACCATGGACGTAGACAGCCTGTTCGCCCGGCTGATGGGGTCGCGCTGGCCCTGGTACATGGACATGCACCTGCATTACTTTAGCCAGAAAACCATGCAGCAGATGTTGACCCAGGTCGGGTTTGTGGTGCGTTGGCAGGGCGCGCGCGGCCGTTATTTGCGTCTGAACTATATTGCCAGCCGTATTGGCGGGTTGAATCGGCCGTTGGGCAAGCTGGCAAAGTCGCTGGTACATGGGCTGCACATCGAGCAGGTGGCCTTGCCGGTGAACCTGGGCGATTTGTTTACGGTGTATGCGCAACGGCCGTTATGA
- a CDS encoding cyclase family protein, whose product MTIIDISRTLTSSLAVWPGSDPFTLRTVLQKKDGANVNLTDLTLNAHTGSHADAPYHFDDAGVTLEQVDLRPFWGLAQVVTVQKPAGPLFPADFAAYDLTRAPRLLVRTPIGQLPHDQFPPAIPHPSPELADFLGARGVILYGTDAPSMDAIDSQELPGHHAMLRNQIAILEGLDLTHAPDGLYELVALPLKIGGGDGSPVRAALRPTN is encoded by the coding sequence ATGACAATTATAGACATCAGCCGCACTTTAACTTCCAGTCTGGCCGTCTGGCCCGGCAGCGATCCATTTACCTTGCGAACCGTCTTGCAAAAGAAAGATGGCGCCAATGTCAACCTGACCGACCTGACGCTGAACGCCCACACCGGCAGCCATGCCGACGCGCCCTACCATTTTGATGACGCTGGGGTGACGTTGGAACAGGTGGATTTACGGCCGTTCTGGGGTTTGGCCCAGGTCGTCACAGTGCAAAAACCGGCCGGTCCCCTCTTCCCGGCCGATTTTGCCGCCTACGATCTCACCCGCGCCCCGCGTTTGCTCGTCCGTACCCCCATCGGCCAACTGCCCCATGACCAGTTTCCACCGGCCATCCCCCACCCCAGCCCTGAATTGGCCGATTTCCTGGGCGCACGCGGCGTTATCCTCTACGGGACCGACGCTCCCTCCATGGACGCCATAGACAGCCAGGAGTTGCCCGGCCACCACGCCATGCTGCGCAACCAGATCGCCATCCTGGAAGGACTGGACCTGACTCACGCGCCTGATGGCCTTTATGAACTGGTGGCTCTGCCCCTAAAAATCGGCGGAGGTGATGGCAGCCCGGTTCGCGCCGCGCTGCGCCCGACAAATTGA
- a CDS encoding sigma-70 family RNA polymerase sigma factor: protein MTALPDNILSDNRRLQRLSTGDAATFEELFHEHYDRVYGLLFRLLGSRAEAEDLAQEVFLKLYHHAFTHKRFQREREHHLGAWLYRVATNMGYNAIRSRRRRWQRNVYLVPDAADGANTEAEVAQRETAVIVRKTLAKLPERQVQLLLLRQMGLSYAECADVCGVAPGSVGTLLARAAAAFRAAYEEEIGGKS, encoded by the coding sequence ATGACTGCCTTGCCGGACAACATTCTGTCGGACAATAGACGGTTGCAACGCCTGAGCACAGGCGATGCGGCCACGTTTGAAGAGCTGTTTCACGAGCATTACGACCGCGTGTACGGGTTGTTGTTTCGGTTGCTGGGCAGCCGGGCTGAGGCCGAAGACCTGGCCCAGGAGGTTTTCCTGAAGCTGTATCATCACGCTTTCACCCACAAGCGCTTTCAGCGAGAACGAGAACACCACCTTGGCGCCTGGTTGTATCGGGTGGCGACCAACATGGGGTACAATGCCATTCGCAGCCGCCGCCGGCGCTGGCAGCGCAACGTCTACCTGGTCCCAGACGCGGCCGATGGTGCCAATACCGAGGCTGAGGTGGCGCAGCGGGAAACGGCCGTCATCGTGCGCAAAACCCTGGCAAAACTCCCCGAACGCCAGGTGCAGCTTCTGCTGCTGCGGCAGATGGGGCTAAGTTACGCCGAATGCGCCGACGTCTGCGGTGTTGCCCCTGGCTCGGTGGGCACGCTGCTGGCCCGCGCCGCGGCCGCCTTCCGCGCCGCGTATGAAGAAGAGATAGGAGGCAAATCATGA
- a CDS encoding family 10 glycosylhydrolase, translating into MKKETIMLVVVAGVLIVGVWLLGRVTAQAGDWAAYLPLVTQSEPEPEPLVEMRGLWVTRFDWTLNPADINPAKLDEIVENAALAGFNALFFQVRGEADAFYASSYEPWSKRLTGTLGQNPGWDPLQYFIQKAHERGLQVHAYINVYPVWLGCAPPPDNTTPRHLYYLIQDAHGTTAGKLNGLQWDTNGSVICDSYLRASPASLMVDEHLLNVAADLVTRYDVDGLHLDHARYAARSSSCDPVSTAVYGADCFGSNGQVAYADWQRQQVNAAIAKFYAQIVPLKPDIWLSAAVWPIYVDIWGWGGTQGYHDYYQDSKAWLANESLDTIMPMIYGGSFWTQARFETLVADFQASRSGRYIIPGIGADFADFSEIEARIALARAAGTAGHAIFSYGALLSRGYFDDLAEGPYAETAVVPPIPWR; encoded by the coding sequence ATGAAGAAAGAAACAATCATGTTGGTGGTAGTGGCCGGGGTGTTGATTGTTGGCGTGTGGTTGTTAGGGCGGGTGACCGCCCAGGCCGGCGATTGGGCAGCCTATTTGCCGCTGGTGACACAATCAGAGCCAGAGCCGGAGCCGCTGGTGGAGATGCGCGGCCTGTGGGTGACGCGCTTTGATTGGACGCTGAACCCGGCCGACATCAATCCGGCCAAACTGGACGAGATTGTCGAAAATGCTGCCCTGGCCGGCTTTAACGCCCTCTTCTTCCAGGTACGCGGCGAAGCCGATGCCTTTTACGCCTCCAGCTATGAACCCTGGTCCAAACGACTGACCGGCACATTGGGACAAAACCCCGGCTGGGATCCGCTGCAATACTTTATTCAGAAAGCCCACGAACGCGGCCTGCAAGTCCACGCTTACATCAATGTTTATCCAGTCTGGCTGGGCTGCGCGCCACCGCCAGACAACACCACGCCGCGCCATTTGTATTATCTGATTCAGGACGCCCATGGGACAACGGCTGGCAAGCTGAACGGCTTGCAGTGGGACACCAACGGCAGCGTGATTTGCGATTCCTACCTGCGGGCCAGCCCGGCCTCGCTGATGGTGGACGAGCATTTGCTCAACGTGGCCGCCGACCTGGTGACGCGCTACGACGTGGATGGCCTGCATCTGGACCATGCGCGCTACGCGGCGCGCAGCAGCTCGTGTGATCCGGTGAGTACGGCCGTTTATGGCGCCGATTGTTTTGGCAGCAATGGGCAGGTGGCCTATGCCGACTGGCAGCGACAGCAGGTAAACGCCGCCATCGCCAAATTCTATGCGCAGATTGTGCCGCTGAAACCGGACATCTGGTTGTCGGCGGCAGTGTGGCCGATTTATGTTGATATTTGGGGATGGGGCGGCACACAAGGCTACCACGATTATTACCAGGATTCCAAAGCATGGCTGGCAAATGAATCTCTGGACACCATTATGCCGATGATTTACGGCGGCAGCTTTTGGACCCAGGCACGGTTTGAAACACTGGTGGCCGATTTTCAGGCAAGTCGCAGCGGCCGTTACATCATCCCCGGCATTGGCGCAGATTTTGCCGACTTCAGCGAAATTGAGGCGCGAATTGCGCTGGCGCGGGCAGCGGGCACAGCCGGCCACGCCATTTTCTCCTACGGGGCGCTGCTGAGTCGGGGCTACTTTGATGATCTGGCAGAGGGGCCTTATGCGGAGACGGCCGTTGTGCCACCCATCCCCTGGCGATGA
- a CDS encoding polyprenol monophosphomannose synthase, which yields MDDVEAFVIVPTYNEADNLDDLISQLLALPVKIGVLVVDDNSPDGTGQMADDWVAKCPGRVYAIHRPGKMGLGTAYIAGFKTAIGELNARRVMTMDADFSHNPRYIPAMLELSREKHVVIGSRYVPGGGQKDCSWKRVFLSRTANMAAKTLLGLKAKDTTAGFRLYRREVLESIPLDQIFSSGYSFLVEMLFMCQRRGWQIGEVPIIFEDRRKGQTKISRQEVFKAQYTVFRLFLRRLRGGEPRRPAVPITP from the coding sequence ATGGATGACGTAGAAGCCTTTGTAATTGTACCAACATATAACGAAGCGGATAATCTCGACGACTTAATCAGCCAGCTATTGGCTTTACCCGTCAAAATTGGTGTTCTGGTAGTGGATGATAATTCCCCAGACGGAACCGGCCAGATGGCCGATGACTGGGTGGCAAAATGTCCCGGCCGCGTGTATGCCATCCACCGGCCCGGCAAAATGGGGTTGGGCACGGCCTACATCGCCGGTTTCAAAACCGCGATAGGCGAACTGAATGCCCGGCGGGTGATGACGATGGACGCCGATTTTTCCCACAACCCGCGCTACATTCCGGCGATGCTCGAACTGAGCCGGGAGAAGCATGTGGTCATCGGGTCGCGTTATGTGCCCGGCGGTGGGCAAAAAGATTGCAGCTGGAAGCGCGTCTTTCTCAGCCGGACGGCGAACATGGCTGCCAAAACATTACTGGGACTGAAAGCCAAAGATACCACCGCCGGTTTCCGCCTCTATCGCCGCGAGGTGTTGGAATCTATTCCCCTGGACCAGATTTTTTCCAGCGGCTATTCTTTCCTGGTGGAGATGTTGTTTATGTGCCAGCGGCGCGGTTGGCAAATTGGCGAAGTACCGATTATTTTTGAAGATCGCCGCAAAGGGCAGACGAAAATTTCGCGCCAGGAAGTGTTTAAGGCGCAGTATACGGTGTTTCGCCTTTTCCTGCGGCGTTTGCGCGGCGGTGAACCCCGGCGACCGGCCGTGCCGATCACCCCATGA
- a CDS encoding ABC transporter ATP-binding protein, whose protein sequence is MHSPAIETQGLRKAFGGKTAVTDLTLTVQRGEIFGFLGANGAGKTTSVKMLLGLSSPTAGTAALLGRPLGDRASRAAIGYLPEHFRFHEWLTAVEFLDLHGRLYKMEKTERTAVIPDLLALVGLSERANTRLRAFSKGMLQRIGLAQALLNSPQLVFLDEPTSGLDPLGRRLVRDVVNGLREEGTAVFLNSHLLSEVEKTCDRVAFIRDGAIVETISLADFDQGSLRVTVRVGQPTAQLTQALARFGAEVGMDGKDGRIHLTLPHESHLPELAQWLVNQGHTLYELTPERLSLEDHFLQIIGQPTAVQG, encoded by the coding sequence TTGCATTCACCAGCGATTGAAACTCAGGGCTTGCGTAAGGCGTTTGGCGGCAAAACGGCCGTCACCGACCTGACCCTCACGGTGCAGCGGGGGGAAATCTTCGGTTTTCTGGGGGCCAATGGCGCCGGCAAAACCACATCGGTAAAAATGCTGCTGGGGCTGTCCAGCCCGACGGCAGGCACGGCAGCCCTGTTGGGACGGCCGTTGGGCGACCGCGCCAGCCGCGCCGCTATCGGCTATCTGCCGGAGCATTTTCGCTTTCATGAATGGCTGACGGCCGTTGAGTTTTTGGATTTACACGGCCGTTTGTACAAGATGGAAAAAACGGAACGCACGGCCGTTATCCCTGACTTGTTGGCGCTGGTGGGCCTGAGCGAGCGGGCCAATACGCGGCTGCGCGCCTTTTCTAAAGGGATGTTGCAGCGCATTGGGCTGGCTCAGGCGCTGCTGAACAGCCCGCAGTTGGTCTTTCTGGACGAGCCAACCTCTGGTCTGGACCCGCTGGGGCGGCGGTTGGTGCGCGACGTGGTAAATGGGCTGCGAGAGGAAGGAACGGCCGTCTTCCTCAACTCTCATCTGCTCAGCGAAGTGGAAAAAACCTGCGACCGCGTGGCTTTCATCCGCGATGGGGCGATTGTGGAAACCATCAGTCTGGCCGATTTTGACCAGGGCAGCCTGCGGGTGACAGTGCGCGTCGGCCAACCGACGGCGCAGTTGACGCAGGCGTTGGCCCGATTTGGCGCAGAGGTAGGGATGGATGGCAAAGACGGCCGTATCCACCTGACCCTGCCCCACGAAAGCCACCTGCCTGAACTGGCCCAATGGCTCGTCAACCAGGGCCACACCTTATACGAACTGACGCCCGAACGCCTTTCCCTGGAAGACCACTTTCTGCAAATCATCGGCCAGCCAACGGCCGTTCAGGGTTAA
- a CDS encoding response regulator transcription factor, translating into MKVLIVDDHPLFRQGLRDLLDTDPIMNVIGEAADGEVAIETVLDIRPDVILMDINLPTINGLQVTRKIKSQFPDVKVIMITGYDDAEQVFHAFRVGASAYCPKDVTPESLTNIIQAVFAGKYAVGDKIMAYDELLSWIEQKIGRFSGPLVSDSDELFVPLSPREMEILEHVTKGLSNKEIAYKLGISHQTVKNHMTAILRKLRVDDRTQAAVYALRHGWVRLEGTQVSS; encoded by the coding sequence ATCAAAGTACTCATAGTTGACGATCATCCCTTGTTCCGCCAGGGTTTAAGAGATCTGCTGGATACCGATCCGATCATGAACGTCATTGGCGAAGCGGCTGACGGCGAAGTAGCCATTGAAACCGTTCTGGACATCAGACCAGACGTCATCTTGATGGACATTAACCTGCCCACCATCAATGGCTTGCAGGTTACCCGCAAGATTAAGAGCCAGTTTCCTGACGTGAAGGTGATCATGATTACCGGTTATGATGATGCGGAACAGGTATTCCACGCTTTTCGCGTTGGCGCTTCCGCCTATTGTCCCAAAGATGTGACGCCAGAGTCGTTAACCAATATTATCCAGGCCGTTTTTGCCGGCAAATACGCCGTCGGCGATAAGATCATGGCTTACGACGAACTGTTGTCCTGGATCGAGCAAAAAATCGGCCGTTTTAGTGGCCCATTGGTCAGTGACAGTGATGAGCTTTTTGTGCCCTTATCGCCCCGCGAAATGGAAATTTTAGAGCATGTGACCAAGGGGTTGAGCAATAAGGAAATTGCCTACAAACTGGGAATTAGCCATCAAACGGTGAAAAACCATATGACGGCCATCTTACGCAAATTACGGGTAGATGACCGCACCCAGGCGGCCGTTTATGCGCTGCGCCACGGGTGGGTTCGTCTGGAAGGAACCCAGGTATCTTCTTAA
- a CDS encoding sensor histidine kinase has product MMEEAIGDSLHDFLEEAQKDYEQTQRDLKEIDILIKQSAAEVERLAQRNAQVTNYTRQLQTNFETLPREDIKEAYEALNDVQQRLFTMRGQLEKLQSDQRNLERLSEFQRRLLDLTQEMGAIPISSKSPARKNVGDHSNVIRVIQTEELGRQSLVRRMHDGPASSLSNFILQAEICQRFFDVNPDRARAELNALKSAAAGTFNDVKDFIFDLRPMMLDDLGVVPTLRRYVESFQEKNSISAPITVTGVERRLESHIEVTIFRGVQELLNNSLLHAQSTQIQVSLDLAQDHVQAVVEDNGSGFNVDETLNANNRTIGLSSLRERIEMLGGEMKIQSRMGHGTRVDFTIPITSDF; this is encoded by the coding sequence ATGATGGAAGAAGCTATAGGCGATTCGCTGCACGACTTTTTAGAAGAAGCCCAAAAAGATTACGAGCAGACACAACGCGATCTGAAAGAGATTGATATTCTGATCAAACAAAGCGCGGCCGAAGTTGAGCGGCTGGCGCAGCGTAATGCTCAGGTTACAAACTATACACGGCAGTTGCAAACTAATTTCGAGACCCTGCCCCGCGAGGATATCAAGGAAGCCTACGAGGCTCTGAACGATGTCCAACAGCGTCTATTTACCATGCGCGGACAGTTGGAAAAGCTGCAAAGCGACCAACGAAATCTGGAACGTTTGTCCGAATTCCAGCGTCGTTTGTTAGACCTGACGCAAGAAATGGGAGCCATTCCTATTAGCAGCAAAAGCCCTGCCCGCAAGAATGTTGGCGATCATTCCAACGTGATTCGTGTGATTCAAACGGAGGAATTGGGTCGTCAAAGTCTGGTGCGCCGAATGCACGATGGCCCGGCGTCTTCGTTGAGCAACTTCATTCTGCAGGCAGAAATTTGCCAGCGTTTCTTTGACGTGAATCCGGATCGGGCGCGCGCCGAGTTGAATGCCCTTAAGAGCGCCGCCGCCGGCACGTTTAACGACGTGAAGGATTTTATCTTCGACTTGCGTCCCATGATGTTGGATGATTTGGGTGTTGTGCCGACGTTGCGTCGGTATGTTGAATCTTTTCAGGAGAAAAACAGCATTTCAGCGCCGATCACGGTGACCGGTGTTGAGCGGCGGTTGGAGAGCCATATCGAAGTAACGATTTTCCGTGGCGTGCAAGAACTGCTCAATAATTCTCTGCTTCACGCGCAGTCTACCCAAATCCAGGTCTCGTTGGATCTGGCCCAGGATCATGTGCAGGCGGTTGTCGAGGACAATGGCAGCGGCTTTAACGTGGATGAGACGCTGAACGCCAACAACCGGACCATCGGTTTGTCTTCTTTGCGTGAACGCATTGAGATGTTGGGTGGCGAGATGAAGATTCAGAGCCGGATGGGGCACGGCACGCGCGTAGATTTTACGATACCGATCACTTCTGACTTTTAA
- the msrA gene encoding peptide-methionine (S)-S-oxide reductase MsrA, which produces MNQEPGLSQQVTTLGGGCFWCLEAVYDDLIGVSSVVSGYAGGHVPNPTYEQVCGKRTGHAEVVQVTFDPTVISFQEILEVFFTIHDPTTLNRQGNDVGPQYRSAIFYHDAAQKETAAAVMAELAAAGLWSDPIVTEVTPLDVFYRAEDYHQNYFQNNPYQPYCQFVVAPKVAKFRKKFSHRRKSAGG; this is translated from the coding sequence ATGAATCAAGAACCTGGCCTTTCCCAACAAGTCACTACCCTCGGCGGCGGCTGCTTCTGGTGTCTGGAAGCAGTCTATGATGATTTAATCGGCGTGTCATCGGTGGTTTCCGGCTACGCTGGCGGCCACGTGCCCAACCCCACCTATGAGCAGGTTTGCGGCAAACGGACCGGCCACGCCGAAGTAGTACAGGTGACGTTTGATCCAACCGTCATCAGCTTCCAGGAGATTTTGGAGGTGTTTTTCACCATCCACGACCCGACGACGCTGAACCGGCAGGGCAACGACGTCGGCCCACAGTACCGTTCCGCTATCTTTTACCACGATGCGGCACAAAAAGAGACGGCTGCTGCCGTCATGGCCGAACTAGCCGCGGCCGGATTGTGGTCGGACCCCATCGTCACCGAAGTGACTCCCCTGGATGTGTTTTATCGCGCCGAGGATTACCACCAAAACTACTTCCAGAACAATCCGTACCAACCCTATTGTCAGTTTGTGGTCGCCCCCAAAGTTGCCAAGTTCCGCAAAAAATTCAGCCACCGGCGCAAATCGGCCGGTGGCTGA
- a CDS encoding glycosyltransferase family 39 protein: protein MFEFLRQRQTRRDLLWITLVTLAVQAFWALRMSHPTYFDAFYYTTNAQRLAEGHGLTEEIIWQYLDEPTGLPTPSFTYWMPLPAFIAAAGYAIGGSFRAAQFPFWLMAGFLPWLSYGIAWHLKQQRWIARTAALFTAAGGYYAAYWVQPTTFVLFAWVGGGCLLALAWAHETRRARYWLLAGLLAGLGHLTRADGLLLVGAAGVIWLYEAGAWRAGAWRAGAWRAGAWRAGDRPRHFPALIRQPVLFGLGYLLVMAPWFWRTYQLIGQPMSAVGTQTIFLTTYDDVFSYGRHFALDSYLAWGWGNILRSKLAAASLAAQTFVAVTGLTVFTLFFVWAWLRLGRAERTKRFLRPFTWYTFILYGAIIFIFTFPGQRGSLLHSSTALWPWSMALAALGIDIAVDWIAARRSAWRPEPAKRLFAATFVLLVFVVSFAVSGGQPLQTAEAAIYRQVGTIVPPGTAVMTGDPPGLYYHTRLPAVATPNEPPDILRQVARQFKVGYLLFDADHPKPLDALYNEEVSLPELQKVRDFGDGFVLYRFVWPEDAP, encoded by the coding sequence ATGTTTGAATTTTTGCGCCAGCGCCAAACCCGGCGCGACTTGCTGTGGATTACCCTGGTGACCCTGGCGGTGCAGGCGTTCTGGGCACTGCGTATGAGCCATCCCACCTACTTCGACGCCTTTTACTACACCACCAATGCCCAACGGCTGGCCGAAGGGCATGGCCTGACCGAAGAAATCATCTGGCAGTACCTGGATGAGCCTACCGGATTGCCCACGCCCAGCTTTACCTATTGGATGCCCCTGCCAGCTTTCATTGCCGCTGCCGGTTATGCTATCGGCGGCAGTTTTCGCGCCGCGCAGTTTCCTTTCTGGCTGATGGCCGGGTTTTTGCCCTGGCTGAGTTATGGCATCGCCTGGCACTTGAAACAGCAGCGCTGGATTGCCCGCACGGCCGCGTTGTTTACGGCCGCCGGTGGCTATTACGCCGCTTATTGGGTGCAGCCGACCACTTTTGTCCTATTTGCCTGGGTAGGCGGCGGCTGCTTGCTGGCCCTGGCCTGGGCGCACGAAACGCGCCGCGCGCGCTATTGGCTGTTGGCCGGGCTGCTGGCCGGGCTGGGCCACCTCACCCGCGCCGACGGGCTGCTGCTGGTGGGCGCGGCCGGCGTGATCTGGCTGTACGAGGCTGGCGCGTGGCGCGCTGGCGCGTGGCGCGCTGGCGCGTGGCGCGCGGGTGCGTGGCGCGCGGGCGACAGACCCCGCCACTTCCCAGCGCTCATCCGCCAACCCGTGTTGTTTGGCCTGGGTTATTTGCTGGTGATGGCTCCCTGGTTCTGGCGCACGTACCAGCTTATCGGCCAGCCAATGTCGGCGGTGGGCACACAGACCATTTTTCTGACGACGTATGATGACGTGTTTTCCTACGGCCGTCACTTCGCTCTGGATAGTTATCTGGCCTGGGGTTGGGGCAATATCTTGCGCTCCAAGCTGGCGGCGGCGTCGCTGGCGGCGCAAACCTTTGTCGCCGTCACCGGCCTGACAGTGTTTACCCTGTTTTTTGTGTGGGCCTGGCTGCGCCTGGGGCGGGCGGAACGGACGAAGCGCTTTTTACGGCCGTTCACCTGGTACACCTTTATCCTCTACGGCGCGATTATTTTTATCTTCACCTTTCCGGGGCAGCGCGGCAGCCTGCTGCATTCCTCCACCGCTTTGTGGCCCTGGTCTATGGCCCTGGCGGCGCTGGGTATAGACATTGCCGTGGATTGGATTGCGGCGCGGCGCTCTGCCTGGCGGCCAGAACCGGCCAAACGCCTCTTCGCCGCGACGTTTGTCCTGCTGGTATTTGTGGTCAGCTTCGCCGTGTCTGGCGGCCAACCACTGCAAACCGCAGAGGCGGCCATCTACCGCCAGGTTGGGACAATCGTTCCTCCCGGCACGGCCGTGATGACCGGCGACCCACCGGGCCTCTATTACCATACCCGGCTGCCGGCCGTCGCTACGCCCAACGAACCGCCCGACATCCTGCGGCAGGTGGCGCGCCAGTTCAAGGTGGGCTATCTGTTGTTCGACGCCGATCACCCCAAGCCGCTGGATGCCCTGTATAACGAGGAAGTTAGTCTGCCTGAGCTGCAAAAAGTGCGCGATTTTGGCGATGGTTTTGTGCTGTACCGCTTCGTCTGGCCGGAGGACGCGCCGTGA